From Acidimicrobiales bacterium, the proteins below share one genomic window:
- a CDS encoding amidohydrolase family protein, whose amino-acid sequence MIIHDVEVEGRAGQDVVVDGARIAAVGPRLVATHPGHDVLDGRGGALLPGLHDHHLHLRSMAARHRSVACGPPEVDGPEAFAAALTAAAATLPAGRWIRGVGYDERIVGPVDRARLDDLAPRHPLRIQHRSGHLWVVNSPALDRLADVPDAARLDGHLYDADDRFRGLDEHDPAEERATLAAVAGRLAAQGITGVTDATADNDRRSATWFAERRADGTVPFDVHVLGEDDLTDAPRKVILAEHDLPALDDLIATVVATHAADRPVAIHAASRATVVLALAALDAAGAHPGDRIEHASVAPPELASWMARIGVTVVTQPAFVRSSGDRYLDEVDAEDQPWLYRCRGLIDAGVRLAAGSDAPFGPADPWLAMQAAIDRRTAAGAVLGPDESLTPEQAVALFTGPADDPGGPSRRVAPGAPADLCLLAVPWVEARRRLTADYVAATIVAGALIAGG is encoded by the coding sequence TTGATCATCCACGACGTCGAGGTCGAGGGCCGGGCCGGTCAGGACGTCGTCGTCGACGGCGCCCGCATCGCGGCGGTGGGCCCTCGGCTCGTCGCCACGCATCCCGGGCACGACGTCCTCGACGGACGGGGCGGGGCCCTGCTCCCCGGCCTCCACGATCATCACCTCCACCTGCGTTCGATGGCGGCACGGCACCGATCGGTCGCCTGCGGGCCACCCGAGGTCGACGGCCCCGAGGCGTTCGCAGCCGCGCTCACCGCCGCCGCCGCCACGCTCCCCGCCGGCCGATGGATCCGGGGAGTGGGGTACGACGAACGCATCGTGGGCCCGGTGGACCGCGCCCGGCTGGACGACCTGGCCCCGCGTCACCCCCTCCGCATCCAGCACCGATCCGGCCACCTGTGGGTGGTCAACTCCCCGGCACTGGACCGTCTGGCCGACGTGCCCGACGCGGCGCGGCTCGACGGCCACCTGTACGACGCCGACGACCGGTTCCGCGGGCTCGACGAGCACGACCCCGCGGAAGAGCGCGCCACGCTGGCTGCCGTCGCCGGGCGCCTGGCGGCGCAGGGGATCACCGGCGTCACCGACGCCACTGCCGACAATGACCGGCGGTCGGCCACCTGGTTCGCCGAGCGGAGGGCCGACGGCACCGTGCCCTTCGACGTGCACGTGCTCGGCGAGGACGACCTGACCGACGCCCCCCGCAAGGTGATCCTGGCCGAGCACGACCTCCCCGCGCTCGACGACCTCATCGCCACCGTCGTCGCCACCCACGCGGCCGACCGGCCCGTCGCCATCCACGCCGCCAGCCGGGCCACGGTGGTGCTGGCCCTGGCCGCGCTCGACGCCGCCGGCGCCCACCCCGGCGACCGCATCGAGCACGCGTCGGTGGCGCCGCCCGAGCTCGCGTCCTGGATGGCCCGGATCGGGGTGACCGTCGTGACCCAACCCGCCTTCGTGCGCTCCAGCGGCGACCGGTACCTGGACGAGGTCGACGCGGAGGACCAGCCGTGGCTCTACCGGTGCCGAGGCTTGATCGATGCGGGGGTACGCCTCGCCGCCGGCAGCGACGCCCCCTTCGGGCCCGCGGACCCGTGGCTCGCCATGCAGGCCGCCATCGACCGGCGCACCGCCGCCGGGGCCGTGCTGGGCCCGGACGAGAGCCTCACACCGGAGCAGGCCGTCGCCCTCTTCACGGGCCCCGCCGACGATCCCGGCGGCCCGTCGAGGCGGGTGGCGCCCGGTGCGCCGGCCGACCTGTGCCTCCTCGCGGTGCCCTGGGTCGAGGCACGGCGGCGGCTCACGGCAGACTACGTGGCCGCCACGATCGTGGCGGGGGCCCTCATCGCCGGGGGCTGA
- a CDS encoding SDR family oxidoreductase, producing MTVTPEGARLDGRVAIVTGAAAGIGEATALALAAFGADVAVCDRDADGLADTATALAATGCRVVSEVLDVRHDEAAHAFVARVAAELGRVDILVNNAGGGFAAPFLDVSTKGQDALIRENFSSAASFIRATAPHLGTGSAIVNVTSIEAHRAGPGYAVYSAMKAALANLTKSLALELGDRGIRVNCVAPDVIPTPGIGPMPVRTPLLRPGHVDDVAAAIVFLSGDHAGFITGSTVHVDGGNHAAGGWHRTESGHFST from the coding sequence GTGACCGTCACGCCAGAGGGGGCCCGACTGGACGGCCGGGTGGCCATCGTCACCGGCGCCGCCGCCGGGATCGGCGAGGCGACGGCGCTCGCGCTGGCGGCCTTCGGGGCCGACGTCGCCGTCTGCGACCGCGACGCCGACGGGCTGGCCGACACGGCCACCGCCCTGGCCGCCACGGGCTGTCGGGTGGTGTCGGAGGTGCTCGACGTCCGCCACGACGAGGCGGCCCACGCCTTCGTGGCCCGGGTGGCCGCCGAGCTCGGTCGGGTCGACATCCTGGTCAACAACGCCGGCGGGGGCTTCGCCGCGCCGTTCCTCGACGTCAGCACCAAGGGCCAGGACGCCCTCATCCGGGAGAACTTCTCGAGCGCGGCGTCGTTCATCCGTGCCACCGCGCCCCACCTCGGGACAGGGTCCGCCATCGTGAACGTCACCTCGATCGAGGCGCACCGGGCCGGCCCCGGCTACGCCGTCTACTCCGCGATGAAGGCGGCGCTGGCCAACCTCACCAAGAGCCTCGCCCTCGAGCTGGGCGATCGGGGCATCCGGGTCAACTGCGTCGCTCCCGACGTGATCCCCACGCCGGGGATCGGCCCGATGCCGGTGCGCACCCCACTGTTGCGTCCCGGCCACGTCGACGACGTGGCCGCGGCCATCGTGTTCCTGTCGGGCGACCACGCCGGCTTCATCACGGGTTCGACCGTGCACGTCGACGGGGGCAACCACGCCGCCGGCGGCTGGCACCGCACCGAGAGCGGGCACTTCTCGACCTGA
- a CDS encoding SDR family oxidoreductase has protein sequence MGDDDGNDRPLTGRTALVTGASAGIGAALAEGFAARGATVGICARRADRLDEVLGRCRAHAPDSRAWTMDLSDLDAVGDFARRADDELGGIDLLVNNAGIPKRRRVEATTDAELDQVLAINFLSPVRLTTALLPRMLERGRGQILNVSSVAARLSPPGEAAYAASKAAVTAWSESLAVELWDTPVSVHLLNPGVIDTDLFHLPDNDAMLAEVEALPTSAVVDVVVDQLATGDLERYVPEWFGDVALVKANDLTGYLTGSAEWYRDARAQAAGDE, from the coding sequence GTGGGGGACGACGACGGGAACGATCGACCGCTGACCGGCCGCACCGCGCTGGTCACCGGCGCCTCCGCCGGCATCGGCGCGGCACTGGCCGAGGGATTCGCCGCCAGGGGAGCCACCGTGGGCATCTGCGCCCGGCGCGCCGACCGTCTGGACGAGGTGCTCGGGCGCTGTCGTGCCCACGCCCCGGACAGCCGTGCGTGGACGATGGACCTGAGCGACCTCGACGCGGTCGGCGACTTCGCCCGGCGGGCGGACGACGAACTGGGCGGCATCGACCTCCTCGTCAACAACGCCGGCATCCCGAAGCGTCGGCGGGTCGAGGCCACGACCGACGCCGAGCTCGACCAGGTGCTGGCCATCAACTTCCTCTCGCCGGTGCGCCTCACCACCGCCCTCCTGCCCCGGATGCTCGAGCGCGGCCGGGGCCAGATCCTCAACGTGTCGTCGGTGGCGGCTCGCCTCAGCCCGCCCGGCGAGGCCGCCTACGCGGCCTCGAAGGCGGCCGTCACCGCGTGGTCGGAGTCCCTCGCGGTCGAGCTCTGGGACACTCCCGTCTCGGTGCACCTGCTGAACCCCGGCGTGATCGACACGGACCTCTTCCATCTGCCCGACAACGACGCGATGCTCGCCGAGGTCGAGGCGCTGCCGACGTCCGCCGTCGTCGACGTCGTCGTCGACCAGCTCGCCACGGGCGACCTCGAGCGCTACGTCCCCGAGTGGTTCGGCGACGTGGCGCTGGTCAAGGCGAACGACCTGACCGGCTATCTCACCGGCTCGGCCGAGTGGTACCGCGACGCCCGTGCCCAGGCGGCCGGGGACGAGTGA
- a CDS encoding SDR family NAD(P)-dependent oxidoreductase, with protein MSVDVAGAKVLVTGASSGIGAALAVLLAGRGATVGLVARRGDRLAEVLERCRADSPESRSWVADLDDTDAAVRVAEEAWDAFGHLDVVVNNAAVPKRRSVQDLTMDGVEHTLRVNLLSPVRLTLALLPRMLERDAGCIVNVSSLGGRLGIVHEAAYCASKFALCGWSESLALDLWDTGIDVRLIIPGPVDTEIWDQPDNDAPLYHGDLERPEDVAAGIVAAIEGDAFEAYLPDLKDIAAFKTTDIDLFLAGAAAAMAPPADPEDLTPENHA; from the coding sequence GTGAGCGTGGACGTCGCCGGCGCGAAGGTGCTGGTCACGGGCGCCTCCTCCGGCATCGGCGCCGCCCTCGCCGTCCTGCTGGCCGGGCGCGGCGCGACCGTCGGCCTGGTGGCGCGTCGGGGCGACCGCCTGGCAGAGGTGCTCGAACGCTGCCGCGCCGACTCGCCCGAGAGCCGCAGCTGGGTCGCCGACCTGGACGACACCGACGCGGCCGTCCGAGTGGCCGAGGAGGCGTGGGACGCGTTCGGGCACCTCGACGTGGTGGTCAACAACGCCGCCGTCCCCAAGCGCCGCAGCGTGCAGGACCTCACCATGGACGGCGTCGAGCACACCCTGAGGGTGAACCTGCTCAGCCCCGTCCGTCTCACGCTGGCCCTCCTCCCCCGGATGCTGGAGCGCGACGCCGGTTGCATCGTCAACGTGTCGAGCCTGGGCGGCCGCCTGGGCATCGTCCACGAGGCGGCCTACTGCGCCAGCAAGTTCGCCCTCTGCGGCTGGAGCGAGTCGCTGGCCCTCGATCTGTGGGACACCGGGATCGACGTGCGCCTGATCATCCCCGGTCCCGTCGACACCGAGATCTGGGACCAGCCCGACAACGACGCCCCGCTCTACCACGGCGACCTCGAGCGCCCGGAGGACGTCGCCGCCGGGATCGTGGCCGCCATCGAGGGCGACGCCTTCGAGGCGTATCTCCCCGACCTCAAGGACATCGCCGCCTTCAAGACCACCGACATCGACCTCTTCCTCGCCGGCGCCGCCGCGGCGATGGCGCCGCCCGCCGATCCGGAGGACCTGACCCCGGAGAACCACGCGTGA
- a CDS encoding zinc-binding dehydrogenase has translation MKALVFGVDPGPVDPPPPDANRLQRNLATTFMALQEVPDARPLGPDWMVLRTRMTGLCGSDAKQVLMDFDDAGDNPMTAFISFPQVLGHEVIATVEELGPEVEDLELGQRVVLNPWLSCGPRGIDPPCPACVDGDYNMCWNFLDGRLSPGIHTGNATEATGGFAELLPAHQLMAIPVPDEVPDEVAVLGDPFAVSLHAIVRHPPPEGGRALVYGAGALGTTAVAILRALYPSVEVGVVARWPAQAALAERFGATVFAHEPRLELVEAVADWSGGILRHPWEGLPVAYPGGVDVVYDTVAAAETLEVILRVLRSRGTLVELGVSSPARFEWTPWYFKELRLVGSNAFGVEEVEGKRQHAIAHYLDLAASGRIDLSGMLTHTFRLEEWRTAFDALADQGASGAIKVAFDLRG, from the coding sequence GTGAAGGCCCTCGTGTTCGGCGTCGACCCCGGGCCGGTCGACCCGCCGCCGCCCGATGCCAACCGTCTGCAGCGCAACCTCGCCACGACCTTCATGGCGTTGCAGGAGGTCCCCGACGCGCGCCCGCTCGGGCCGGACTGGATGGTCCTGCGCACCCGCATGACCGGCCTCTGCGGCTCGGACGCCAAGCAGGTGCTGATGGACTTCGACGACGCCGGCGACAACCCGATGACCGCCTTCATCTCCTTCCCGCAGGTGCTCGGCCACGAGGTGATCGCCACGGTCGAGGAGCTCGGCCCCGAGGTGGAGGACTTGGAGCTCGGTCAGCGCGTGGTGCTCAACCCGTGGCTGTCGTGCGGGCCTCGGGGCATCGACCCGCCCTGCCCGGCCTGCGTCGACGGTGACTACAACATGTGCTGGAACTTCCTCGACGGACGGCTCTCCCCTGGCATCCACACGGGCAACGCCACCGAGGCCACCGGCGGGTTCGCCGAGCTGCTGCCCGCCCACCAGCTCATGGCCATCCCCGTCCCCGACGAGGTGCCGGACGAGGTGGCCGTCCTGGGCGACCCGTTCGCGGTGTCGCTCCATGCCATCGTCCGCCACCCGCCGCCGGAGGGCGGTCGGGCCCTCGTCTACGGCGCCGGGGCCCTCGGAACCACCGCGGTCGCCATCCTCCGGGCCCTGTACCCGTCGGTCGAGGTGGGCGTGGTGGCCCGCTGGCCGGCGCAGGCGGCGCTGGCCGAACGCTTCGGCGCCACGGTGTTCGCCCACGAGCCCCGGCTCGAGCTGGTCGAGGCCGTGGCCGACTGGTCCGGCGGCATCCTGCGCCACCCATGGGAGGGCCTGCCCGTGGCCTACCCCGGCGGGGTCGACGTGGTCTACGACACCGTGGCCGCCGCGGAGACCCTCGAGGTGATCCTCCGGGTGCTGCGATCCCGAGGCACGCTCGTCGAGCTCGGGGTCAGTTCCCCCGCCCGCTTCGAGTGGACCCCCTGGTACTTCAAGGAGCTCCGCCTCGTCGGGTCCAACGCCTTCGGGGTGGAGGAGGTCGAGGGCAAGCGCCAGCACGCGATCGCCCACTACCTCGACCTCGCCGCTTCCGGTCGCATCGACCTGAGCGGGATGCTCACCCACACCTTCCGGCTCGAGGAGTGGCGGACGGCCTTCGACGCCCTGGCCGACCAGGGGGCGTCGGGCGCGATCAAGGTCGCGTTCGACCTGCGAGGCTGA
- a CDS encoding AMP-binding protein gives MTPFPPGRSPDPTDWSGPGRPWDGVTLDTVLSGAPPRDDLVVEVYEDGTLGHRWSSADVGDAVAALAGGLVAAGVGRGDVVAWRAPNRIGSLLAYRACWRLGAVAAPVHHRAGEQEAASILARLDPRLVLDVEDLPSGPPVGPDADAAAAEDLAVVLFTSGSSGRPKGVRHTHRSLAYKARSMVTVHGLDARDATLIPAPLAHVSGLLNGVLLPGVVPLKTLLMARWSADRALDLIEAEAVSFMIGPPTFFVELLAAPGFAEERVASLRLVSSGGAGVSPAFVRDAAARLGARVKRSYGSTEAPTVATTLAGDTQEQAATTDGHAADAAELRLGEGGELHVRGPELFEGYLDPEDDVEAFTADGWFRTGDVATLDADGWLTIVGRTKDVIIRGGENVDPGEVEAALEAHPAVRQAVVVGEPDDRLGERLVAVLVADAPLDREKARDWVVAQGLARFKAPDRVVHLDSLPTLPAGKPDRAAITSLVAEGS, from the coding sequence GTGACGCCGTTCCCTCCAGGACGCTCGCCCGATCCCACCGACTGGTCCGGACCGGGCCGTCCGTGGGACGGGGTCACCCTCGACACCGTGCTCTCCGGCGCCCCGCCCCGGGACGACCTGGTCGTCGAGGTCTACGAGGACGGGACCCTGGGACACCGGTGGTCGAGCGCCGACGTCGGGGACGCCGTGGCCGCGCTCGCCGGCGGGTTGGTGGCCGCCGGTGTGGGCCGGGGCGACGTCGTCGCCTGGCGGGCCCCGAACCGCATCGGCTCCCTGCTGGCCTACCGGGCCTGCTGGCGCCTCGGTGCCGTCGCCGCCCCGGTGCACCACCGGGCGGGCGAACAGGAGGCGGCGTCGATCCTGGCCCGCCTCGACCCTCGCCTCGTGCTCGACGTCGAGGACCTGCCCTCAGGTCCCCCCGTCGGCCCGGACGCCGACGCGGCGGCGGCCGAGGACCTCGCCGTGGTGTTGTTCACCTCGGGCTCCTCCGGCCGGCCCAAGGGGGTGCGCCACACCCATCGGTCGCTGGCTTACAAGGCCCGCTCGATGGTCACGGTCCACGGCCTCGACGCCCGAGACGCCACCCTGATCCCCGCCCCCCTGGCCCACGTGTCCGGCCTGTTGAACGGCGTCCTGCTGCCCGGGGTGGTCCCCCTGAAGACCCTGCTCATGGCCCGCTGGTCCGCCGATCGGGCCCTCGATCTGATCGAGGCCGAGGCGGTGAGCTTCATGATCGGCCCGCCCACGTTCTTCGTCGAGCTGCTCGCGGCGCCCGGGTTCGCCGAGGAGCGGGTGGCCAGCCTGCGTCTGGTCTCCAGCGGCGGCGCCGGCGTCTCGCCCGCCTTCGTGCGTGACGCCGCCGCCCGCCTCGGGGCCCGGGTGAAGCGCAGCTACGGGTCCACCGAGGCGCCCACGGTGGCCACCACCCTCGCCGGCGACACCCAGGAGCAGGCCGCCACCACGGACGGCCACGCCGCCGACGCCGCCGAGCTGCGTCTGGGTGAGGGCGGCGAGCTGCACGTCCGCGGCCCCGAGCTGTTCGAGGGCTACCTCGACCCCGAGGACGACGTCGAGGCGTTCACCGCCGACGGCTGGTTCCGCACCGGCGACGTCGCCACCCTGGACGCCGACGGCTGGCTCACCATCGTGGGGCGCACGAAGGACGTGATCATCCGCGGCGGCGAGAACGTCGACCCCGGCGAGGTCGAGGCCGCGCTCGAGGCCCACCCCGCCGTGCGCCAAGCCGTGGTCGTGGGCGAGCCGGACGACCGCCTCGGCGAGCGCCTCGTCGCCGTCCTGGTGGCGGACGCGCCGCTCGACCGGGAGAAGGCCCGGGACTGGGTGGTGGCGCAGGGCCTCGCGAGGTTCAAGGCCCCCGACCGGGTCGTGCACCTCGACTCCCTACCGACGCTGCCCGCAGGCAAACCCGACCGGGCCGCCATCACGTCGCTGGTGGCCGAGGGTTCGTAG
- a CDS encoding hemolysin III family protein: MSDVTLDPSDGGRRDTAPPLAGPPVVGHMAEVREHVAEVREHVAEVKDHVVEQIAHVKPLLRGWLHEIFFFLSIPAGLLLVALSSTVEARLAAAVYSLGVTALYGVSSAYHRGPWTEKGRVVMRRLDHAMIFVLIAATYTPFCLLLVDGPLSWIFLGAIWAVALTGLVLALTGISMKYGIGFILYIALGWAAVLAMPRLLDVMTPFQLGLMVAGGLLYTVGAIFLATRWPDPFPKVFGYHEVWHVMTVVAGICLAVDIWMLSLNAGA, encoded by the coding sequence ATGAGCGACGTGACACTGGACCCCTCTGACGGTGGCCGGCGCGATACCGCCCCGCCCCTGGCCGGCCCGCCCGTCGTCGGCCACATGGCGGAGGTGCGCGAGCACGTCGCCGAGGTCCGCGAGCACGTCGCCGAGGTCAAGGACCACGTCGTCGAGCAGATCGCCCACGTCAAGCCCCTGTTGCGCGGGTGGCTGCACGAGATCTTCTTCTTCCTGTCGATCCCCGCCGGCCTCCTGCTGGTGGCGCTCTCGTCCACCGTGGAGGCGCGCCTCGCCGCGGCCGTCTACAGCCTGGGTGTCACGGCGTTGTACGGCGTCAGCTCGGCCTACCACCGCGGGCCGTGGACCGAGAAGGGGCGCGTCGTCATGCGCCGCCTCGACCACGCCATGATCTTCGTGCTCATCGCCGCCACCTACACGCCGTTCTGCCTGCTGTTGGTGGACGGACCGCTGTCTTGGATCTTCCTCGGGGCGATCTGGGCGGTGGCGCTGACCGGCCTGGTGCTCGCCCTCACCGGGATCTCCATGAAGTACGGCATCGGCTTCATCCTCTACATCGCGCTCGGATGGGCCGCGGTGCTCGCCATGCCCCGCCTGCTCGACGTGATGACCCCGTTCCAGCTCGGCCTCATGGTCGCCGGCGGCCTCCTGTACACCGTCGGGGCCATCTTCCTCGCCACCCGCTGGCCCGACCCGTTCCCGAAGGTCTTCGGCTACCACGAGGTCTGGCACGTGATGACCGTCGTCGCCGGCATCTGCCTGGCGGTCGACATCTGGATGCTGTCGCTCAACGCCGGCGCCTGA
- a CDS encoding acyl-CoA/acyl-ACP dehydrogenase has translation MDFDLSEDQLALQDAAARFLDEQSPTTRVRAAMAAADAYDLDLWAAMVDLGWPGIAVPEAMGGLGLGTVELAVLLEQTGAHVAPTPFLQEALTLAALVDAAERGVVEAAWLDPVLLGDSVAAVAWQPVRAERDGARWLLSGRTGPALFAPVADVVVVPGREDDGREHLFVVTTRPGQIAPEPAMDQTRQLGWVDLERTPSLHLGEQDAATAFADLGALAHAAELLGAADRALAMAVEYAKERVQFGRPIGSFQAIKHRCADMLVDVEGMRSAVYYAAWCIGAGDPDRSIAASTAKTWCSDAGRRVMASALQVHGGIGFTWEHDLHLYLKRAQLDEVSFGDASFHRARLAGLLRERVERGESVI, from the coding sequence ATGGACTTCGACCTCTCGGAGGACCAACTCGCGCTCCAGGACGCCGCGGCGCGGTTCCTGGACGAGCAGAGCCCGACCACCCGGGTCCGCGCCGCCATGGCGGCGGCCGATGCCTACGACCTCGACCTCTGGGCCGCCATGGTCGACCTCGGCTGGCCCGGCATCGCGGTGCCCGAGGCCATGGGGGGACTCGGGCTCGGCACGGTCGAGCTGGCGGTCCTGCTCGAGCAGACCGGCGCCCACGTGGCGCCCACGCCCTTCCTCCAGGAGGCGCTCACCCTCGCCGCGCTGGTCGACGCCGCGGAGCGGGGGGTCGTGGAGGCCGCGTGGCTGGATCCGGTGCTCCTCGGTGATTCGGTCGCCGCCGTGGCGTGGCAGCCGGTCCGGGCCGAGCGCGACGGGGCCCGCTGGCTGCTGAGCGGGCGGACGGGACCGGCCTTGTTCGCCCCGGTGGCCGATGTCGTCGTCGTGCCCGGCCGCGAGGACGACGGCCGCGAGCACCTCTTCGTGGTCACCACCCGGCCCGGCCAGATCGCCCCCGAGCCGGCGATGGACCAGACCCGCCAACTCGGCTGGGTCGACCTCGAGCGCACGCCGTCGCTGCACCTCGGCGAACAGGACGCGGCCACCGCCTTCGCCGACCTGGGGGCGTTGGCCCACGCCGCCGAGCTGCTGGGGGCCGCCGACCGCGCCCTCGCCATGGCCGTCGAGTACGCCAAGGAGCGGGTGCAGTTCGGCAGGCCCATCGGCAGCTTCCAGGCCATCAAGCACCGGTGCGCCGACATGCTGGTCGACGTCGAAGGCATGCGCTCGGCCGTCTACTACGCGGCGTGGTGCATCGGCGCCGGCGACCCGGATCGCTCCATCGCCGCGTCGACGGCCAAGACGTGGTGCTCGGACGCGGGCCGGAGGGTGATGGCCTCGGCCCTCCAGGTGCACGGCGGCATCGGCTTCACCTGGGAGCACGACCTGCACCTGTACCTGAAGCGGGCCCAGCTCGACGAGGTCAGCTTCGGGGACGCCTCGTTCCACCGCGCCCGGCTCGCCGGGCTGCTGCGCGAGCGGGTGGAGCGGGGCGAGAGCGTCATCTGA
- a CDS encoding acyl-CoA dehydrogenase family protein: MDLSPTTEQIALRAECRTWLEANLPWEYGRGLPPQFDDLADEVVFLRDWQRRLADGGWVAVTWPEEYGGRGAGALMHYVVQEELARARAPELVGRIGINLVGPTLLAHGTAEQKQRWLPAIRAADLLFCQLFSEPGAGSDLASVATRAERVDGGWRLTGQKVWTSYAQFADFGLCLARTDPDAPKHKGISALVVDMRADGVEVRPLTQVTGEAEFNEVFFDGAFVPDENLVGAEHDGWRVSSSTLTHERGTNPRQLVIHAQHLEELLRLALERGAYDDHRLQQRLAEAYVEVRLFQLHNWRSLSRLEHGRELGPEASALKLYWSEMSKRLHQTAMAVLGDAAPLWRGATDNPGDGAWQRAWLYYQSSSIFAGTNEIQRNIIGERVLGLPREPKPAGKG; encoded by the coding sequence ATGGACCTCTCGCCGACAACCGAGCAGATCGCGTTGCGCGCCGAGTGCCGCACCTGGCTCGAGGCCAACCTGCCGTGGGAGTACGGCCGCGGCCTGCCGCCGCAGTTCGACGACCTCGCCGACGAGGTGGTCTTCCTACGGGACTGGCAGCGCCGCCTCGCCGACGGGGGCTGGGTCGCCGTGACGTGGCCCGAGGAGTACGGCGGCCGCGGCGCCGGCGCGCTGATGCACTACGTCGTCCAGGAGGAGCTGGCCCGGGCACGGGCGCCCGAGCTCGTCGGGCGCATCGGTATCAACCTCGTCGGGCCCACCCTGCTCGCCCACGGCACAGCCGAGCAGAAGCAGCGCTGGCTGCCCGCCATCCGCGCCGCCGACCTGTTGTTCTGCCAGCTGTTCAGCGAGCCCGGCGCCGGCAGCGACCTCGCCTCCGTGGCCACCCGGGCCGAGCGGGTCGACGGCGGCTGGCGCCTCACCGGCCAGAAGGTCTGGACCTCGTACGCCCAGTTCGCCGACTTCGGCCTGTGCCTCGCCCGCACGGACCCGGACGCCCCCAAGCACAAGGGCATCTCCGCGCTGGTGGTCGACATGCGCGCCGACGGCGTCGAGGTGCGGCCCCTCACCCAGGTCACCGGCGAGGCCGAGTTCAACGAGGTGTTCTTCGACGGCGCCTTCGTGCCCGACGAGAACCTCGTCGGCGCTGAGCACGACGGGTGGCGGGTGTCGTCGTCCACCCTCACGCACGAGCGGGGCACCAATCCTCGCCAGCTCGTCATCCACGCCCAGCACCTCGAGGAGCTCCTGCGCCTCGCCCTCGAGCGCGGCGCCTACGACGACCACCGCCTCCAGCAGCGCCTCGCCGAGGCGTACGTCGAGGTCCGCCTCTTCCAGCTCCACAACTGGCGGTCGCTGTCGCGCCTCGAGCACGGCCGCGAGCTCGGCCCCGAGGCCAGCGCGCTGAAGCTCTACTGGAGCGAGATGAGCAAGCGCCTCCACCAGACCGCCATGGCGGTGCTGGGTGATGCCGCTCCCCTGTGGCGGGGCGCCACCGACAACCCCGGCGACGGCGCGTGGCAGCGGGCCTGGCTCTACTACCAGTCGTCGTCGATCTTCGCCGGCACCAACGAGATCCAGCGCAACATCATCGGTGAGCGGGTGCTCGGCCTCCCCCGCGAGCCCAAGCCCGCAGGGAAGGGATGA
- a CDS encoding enoyl-CoA hydratase — MTRPGDAAQRRGAAANDEPDPEGGPTEEARSKQAFEKVRYEVDGAVATITLARPEVANAQDTGLIDELDAAFDLADADDDVRVVILAADGKHFSSGHDLKALVGDVEPDEWRQMRETPEGKYRHEKVMYYDRCLKIYDFRKPTIAAVQGSCIAAGLMLATMCDLIVAADDAVFQNPVLRMTGAGVELLVEPWELGMRKAKEFLLTGDKIDAQEAWRLGLVNRVVPRDELGSATRELADRIALVPPVTAEMVKGSINHTFELMGKRQSWQYHFMAHHFTHNTATALNALEARKQKSSMKEVFADRDAGDDPTKKQA, encoded by the coding sequence ATGACACGACCTGGTGACGCTGCGCAGCGGAGAGGAGCAGCCGCGAACGACGAACCGGATCCCGAAGGGGGGCCGACGGAGGAGGCCCGAAGCAAGCAGGCCTTCGAGAAGGTCCGATACGAGGTGGACGGGGCGGTCGCCACCATCACCCTCGCGCGCCCCGAGGTGGCCAACGCCCAGGACACGGGCCTGATCGACGAGCTCGACGCCGCCTTCGACCTCGCCGACGCCGACGACGACGTCCGCGTGGTCATCCTCGCCGCGGACGGCAAGCACTTCTCCTCCGGCCACGACCTCAAGGCCCTCGTGGGTGACGTGGAGCCCGACGAGTGGCGCCAGATGCGGGAGACCCCCGAGGGCAAGTACCGCCACGAGAAGGTCATGTACTACGACCGCTGCCTGAAGATCTACGACTTCCGCAAGCCCACCATCGCCGCGGTCCAGGGGTCGTGCATCGCCGCCGGCCTGATGTTGGCCACCATGTGCGACCTGATCGTGGCGGCCGACGACGCCGTGTTCCAGAACCCCGTGCTGCGCATGACCGGCGCCGGCGTGGAGCTCCTCGTCGAGCCGTGGGAGCTGGGCATGCGCAAGGCGAAGGAGTTCCTCCTCACCGGCGACAAGATCGACGCCCAGGAGGCGTGGCGCCTCGGCCTCGTCAACCGGGTCGTGCCGCGCGACGAGCTCGGCTCGGCCACCCGCGAGCTGGCCGACCGCATCGCGCTCGTGCCCCCGGTCACCGCCGAGATGGTGAAGGGCTCGATCAACCACACCTTCGAGCTGATGGGCAAGCGCCAGTCGTGGCAGTACCACTTCATGGCGCACCACTTCACCCACAACACCGCCACGGCGCTGAACGCCCTCGAGGCCCGCAAGCAGAAGTCCTCGATGAAGGAGGTCTTCGCCGACCGCGACGCCGGCGACGACCCCACCAAGAAGCAGGCCTGA